In Halopelagius inordinatus, a single genomic region encodes these proteins:
- a CDS encoding ABC transporter permease has protein sequence MGSDTNTRFDVTRSTGTLFGRLRQNRWTGLIVNLAPSGFWLGVFFLAPLAVMFFYSFGQRGAFGEVLLGQEYLGLQQYRTFFVPGDATVPEAAWFTVAWLVETLVPFELSLAAQQPTPFVRLMFKSIGYGVVATLVSFLLGYPMAYYIGRLAPKEYQNLLVVLVIVPFWASFLVRIYAIQLLLASNSVLTTALGVLPFYEAGTPLMNSRFAVLLGLVYIWVPFMILPVYSSIEEVDFELQEAAMDLGADRFEAFYHVVFPLSKPGVAAGSILVFIPSAGAYVIPELLGGTDSQMIGNFIADQFGQAGNWPLGAAGAFVLMGVMLLSIAAYQRSGGELL, from the coding sequence ATGGGAAGTGACACGAACACACGGTTCGATGTAACACGGTCCACGGGGACTCTCTTCGGGCGACTCCGCCAGAACCGGTGGACCGGACTCATCGTCAACCTCGCACCGAGCGGATTCTGGCTCGGCGTCTTCTTCCTCGCGCCGTTGGCTGTGATGTTCTTCTACAGCTTCGGCCAACGAGGGGCGTTCGGAGAGGTGTTGCTCGGTCAGGAGTACCTCGGGCTCCAGCAGTATCGGACGTTCTTCGTTCCGGGGGACGCGACAGTTCCGGAGGCGGCGTGGTTCACCGTCGCGTGGCTCGTCGAGACGCTCGTTCCGTTCGAGTTGTCGCTGGCGGCGCAACAGCCGACGCCGTTCGTCCGACTCATGTTCAAGAGCATCGGATACGGCGTCGTGGCCACCCTCGTCTCCTTTCTGCTCGGCTACCCGATGGCGTACTACATCGGTCGCCTCGCCCCGAAAGAGTACCAGAACCTGCTCGTCGTGTTGGTCATCGTGCCGTTCTGGGCGTCGTTCCTGGTCCGAATCTACGCGATTCAACTGCTCTTGGCCTCGAACAGCGTTCTGACGACGGCGCTCGGCGTGCTCCCGTTCTACGAGGCGGGCACACCGCTCATGAACTCCCGGTTCGCCGTCCTCCTCGGACTGGTGTACATCTGGGTCCCGTTCATGATTCTCCCGGTGTACTCGAGCATCGAAGAGGTCGATTTCGAACTCCAAGAGGCGGCGATGGACCTCGGCGCGGACCGGTTCGAGGCGTTCTACCACGTCGTGTTCCCCCTGTCGAAACCCGGCGTCGCGGCCGGGAGCATCCTCGTTTTCATCCCCAGTGCGGGCGCGTACGTCATCCCCGAACTGCTCGGCGGGACCGACAGCCAGATGATAGGGAACTTCATCGCCGACCAGTTCGGACAGGCGGGCAACTGGCCGCTGGGTGCGGCCGGCGCGTTCGTCCTCATGGGCGTGATGCTCCTCAGCATCGCCGCCTATCAGCGCTCGGGAGGTGAACTCCTGTGA
- a CDS encoding Lrp/AsnC family transcriptional regulator: protein MDLDEVDRKILSILQVDGRAALSEIARRLDMGTATIHERTNKLEAEGYIREYRAVLDPELLGADEVGFVRVDAAAGRSSEVAEHLVERPEIQEIHEITGDSDLLLKVRVADREGLTDLLRTIGTYEGVEDTATDVALRSVKEEHTLEVRDE, encoded by the coding sequence ATGGATCTGGACGAAGTCGACCGGAAGATTCTCTCGATTCTCCAGGTGGACGGACGGGCGGCGCTCTCGGAGATTGCCCGGCGTCTCGACATGGGGACGGCGACGATTCACGAACGAACGAACAAACTCGAAGCCGAGGGGTACATCCGAGAGTACAGGGCGGTGCTCGACCCGGAACTTCTCGGCGCGGACGAGGTGGGGTTCGTTCGGGTGGACGCGGCCGCCGGTCGGAGTTCCGAAGTCGCAGAACACCTCGTCGAACGGCCGGAGATTCAGGAGATACACGAGATTACGGGCGACTCCGACCTCCTGTTGAAAGTCCGCGTCGCCGACAGAGAGGGGCTGACGGACCTGCTTCGCACAATCGGGACGTACGAGGGGGTCGAAGACACCGCCACGGACGTCGCCCTCCGGAGCGTCAAAGAAGAACACACCTTAGAGGTACGCGACGAATGA
- a CDS encoding dimethylarginine dimethylaminohydrolase family protein, with translation MNPVWDLEPSVRSEVGRLERVLVHEPGPEFNTVVDPDAWNWDGLPRQERAADEHAELVDILESHGVTVHRLGGARDQLAESLFVRDVGFAIEGGMVVGKMVEETRHGEERRLSERTIDLGIPIYHTVHGAGGFEAGNMVWIDSDTVAIGRSQTTNASGIRQIRTVLESYGIEVIEVPIFGSTESTGQTHLTLVFSMVAPDLALVYSPATQPEFLDTLHDRGIETIAVPMREQRNRATSTIVVEPETVVFPAGNHEVQAELEDRGFEVHAVNTREIRKAGGGPKGLVLPLERTVDGE, from the coding sequence ATGAACCCAGTCTGGGACCTCGAACCGTCGGTTCGGTCGGAAGTCGGCCGCCTCGAACGCGTTCTCGTCCACGAACCCGGTCCCGAGTTCAACACCGTCGTCGACCCCGACGCGTGGAACTGGGACGGACTCCCGCGCCAGGAACGGGCCGCCGACGAACACGCCGAACTCGTCGATATCCTCGAATCGCACGGCGTGACCGTCCACAGACTCGGGGGCGCGCGCGACCAACTCGCGGAGTCGCTTTTCGTCCGGGACGTCGGGTTCGCCATCGAGGGCGGCATGGTCGTCGGCAAGATGGTCGAAGAGACGCGACACGGCGAAGAGCGACGCCTCTCCGAACGGACCATCGACCTCGGAATCCCCATCTACCACACCGTCCACGGCGCGGGGGGGTTCGAGGCCGGGAACATGGTGTGGATTGACTCGGACACGGTCGCAATCGGGCGCTCTCAGACGACGAACGCGTCTGGAATCCGCCAGATTCGGACCGTTCTCGAAAGCTACGGAATCGAGGTCATCGAGGTTCCCATCTTCGGCAGTACCGAAAGCACCGGCCAGACGCATCTCACACTCGTGTTCAGCATGGTCGCGCCGGACTTGGCGTTGGTGTACAGTCCGGCCACCCAACCCGAGTTCCTCGACACCCTCCACGACAGAGGCATCGAGACCATCGCCGTCCCGATGCGCGAACAGCGGAATCGCGCGACGAGTACCATCGTCGTCGAACCCGAAACGGTCGTCTTCCCGGCCGGGAACCACGAGGTGCAGGCCGAACTCGAGGACCGCGGTTTCGAGGTTCACGCGGTGAACACCCGCGAGATTCGGAAGGCGGGCGGCGGCCCGAAAGGCCTGGTCCTCCCGCTCGAACGAACTGTTGACGGAGAGTAG
- a CDS encoding aspartate aminotransferase family protein — MSLGDNERDHARPLEERTQKSRAFHERAESVTPLGVESNVRSFDPYPFYVEETDGSYVYDMDDNEYLDFLLALGPIILGHGHPEVKDAVKRQVDKSDLTATPQPVAIQFMEKVVEMTPSIERVRMANSGTEATMHAIRVARSYTGKDKIAKPEGGYAGAHDYALQSVYASEEALGPADEPNTVSYGTGIPDAVSDTVVAFPFNDKEATEKILRKHADDTAAVIIEPVMFSCGCLKPRDGYHEFLRELTDELGIVLIWDEVMTGFRLGPQSAQGRFGVTPDMTTFAKAAGGGYQVAGFGGKTEIMEEIIPPKKKEESKWNSSAFHGGTYNGHPVAAAAGLKTLEILDERDVYEHIDGLGDRLFTGLQEVADDVGIDANVQHVGSMGQVYMTDADIHSYRDSWKANEEQFADWWLESAAGGVLFGNPMQGERFFTTYTHTEEQVDHALEVAEDAFRRVDHEY, encoded by the coding sequence ATGAGCCTCGGTGACAATGAGCGAGACCACGCCCGACCGCTCGAAGAGCGGACCCAAAAGAGCAGAGCGTTCCACGAACGGGCCGAATCGGTAACGCCGCTCGGCGTCGAGTCGAACGTCCGGTCGTTCGACCCGTACCCCTTCTACGTCGAAGAGACAGACGGCTCGTACGTCTACGACATGGACGACAACGAGTACCTCGACTTCCTCCTCGCGTTGGGCCCGATAATCCTCGGGCACGGCCACCCGGAGGTCAAAGACGCGGTGAAACGGCAGGTAGACAAAAGCGACCTGACCGCGACGCCGCAACCCGTCGCCATCCAGTTCATGGAGAAGGTAGTCGAGATGACTCCGTCCATCGAACGCGTCCGGATGGCGAACAGCGGAACGGAGGCGACGATGCACGCCATCCGCGTCGCCCGGTCGTACACGGGGAAGGACAAGATTGCCAAACCGGAGGGCGGATACGCGGGTGCGCACGACTACGCGCTCCAGAGCGTCTACGCCAGCGAGGAAGCGCTCGGACCGGCGGACGAACCCAACACCGTCTCGTACGGGACGGGCATCCCGGACGCCGTGAGCGACACCGTCGTCGCGTTCCCGTTCAACGACAAGGAGGCGACAGAGAAGATTCTCCGGAAGCACGCCGACGATACGGCCGCCGTCATCATCGAACCGGTGATGTTCTCCTGCGGGTGTCTCAAGCCACGCGACGGCTACCACGAGTTCCTGCGCGAGTTGACCGACGAACTCGGAATCGTCCTCATCTGGGACGAGGTGATGACCGGCTTCCGCCTCGGCCCGCAGTCCGCCCAGGGGCGGTTCGGCGTCACGCCGGATATGACGACGTTCGCGAAAGCCGCCGGCGGCGGCTATCAGGTCGCCGGGTTCGGCGGGAAGACGGAGATAATGGAGGAGATAATCCCGCCGAAAAAGAAAGAGGAGTCGAAGTGGAACTCCTCGGCGTTCCACGGCGGCACTTACAACGGCCACCCCGTCGCGGCCGCGGCGGGTCTGAAGACGCTCGAAATCCTCGACGAACGCGACGTGTACGAGCACATCGACGGACTCGGCGACCGGTTGTTTACCGGTCTGCAGGAAGTCGCGGACGACGTGGGGATAGACGCAAACGTCCAACACGTCGGGTCGATGGGGCAGGTGTACATGACCGACGCGGACATCCACTCCTACCGCGACTCGTGGAAGGCGAACGAAGAGCAGTTCGCCGACTGGTGGCTCGAATCGGCCGCGGGAGGCGTCCTCTTCGGTAACCCGATGCAGGGCGAGCGCTTTTTCACCACCTACACGCACACCGAAGAACAGGTCGACCACGCACTGGAGGTGGCGGAAGACGCGTTCCGCCGCGTCGACCACGAGTACTGA
- a CDS encoding NAD(P)/FAD-dependent oxidoreductase → MRVLVVGAGVIGCAVARTLASDHDVRVVDRTGVAAGATARGAGEVTMAPSYTDYPAIAAAANDFFREYDGTRDFSYVESESVELVSPEREGEARRRVERLTGEGVALEFLDAAEAASAYPRFDFSSFAGVVRHDETGFCDPETFAETLAADASDAGATFETGVEVTGLAAEDGVVRGAETTDGVRESDAVVAAAGWRTPDLLAPHLRLPVRPYRTQCAVYRPDPPLTADHPMGWVPGEHVYFRRMQNDEDLLVGGWSVAEDAPESASRESDEAFRDHVRALVPTFLTGFDDPRLVDHWAGVDAATPDTRPIVDAPADAPEGLVVATGFHGRGIMTAPVAATAVRSLLTGADAPFSLDPFRLDRFDSRSAEFEFHSISDGDS, encoded by the coding sequence ATCCGCGTCCTCGTCGTCGGCGCGGGCGTAATCGGCTGTGCGGTCGCGCGGACGCTAGCATCCGACCACGACGTTCGGGTCGTCGACCGGACCGGCGTCGCCGCCGGAGCGACCGCCCGCGGCGCGGGCGAGGTGACGATGGCACCGTCCTACACGGACTATCCCGCTATCGCCGCCGCCGCGAACGACTTCTTCCGCGAGTACGACGGGACCCGCGACTTCTCGTACGTCGAAAGTGAGAGCGTCGAACTGGTCTCACCCGAGAGGGAGGGAGAGGCCCGCCGCCGCGTCGAACGACTCACGGGAGAGGGCGTCGCGCTCGAATTCCTCGACGCAGCGGAGGCCGCGTCGGCCTATCCGCGGTTCGACTTCTCGTCGTTCGCCGGGGTCGTCCGCCACGACGAGACGGGGTTTTGCGACCCCGAGACGTTCGCGGAGACGCTGGCCGCCGACGCGTCCGACGCGGGTGCGACGTTCGAGACGGGCGTCGAAGTCACCGGCCTCGCGGCGGAAGACGGCGTCGTCCGGGGCGCGGAGACGACCGACGGGGTCCGCGAGAGCGACGCCGTCGTCGCCGCCGCCGGGTGGCGAACGCCGGATTTGCTCGCGCCGCATCTCCGACTGCCCGTTCGACCGTACCGCACGCAGTGTGCGGTGTACCGCCCCGACCCGCCACTGACCGCGGACCACCCGATGGGGTGGGTGCCGGGCGAACACGTCTACTTCCGGCGGATGCAGAACGACGAGGACCTCCTCGTCGGCGGGTGGTCGGTCGCCGAAGACGCCCCCGAGAGCGCGAGTCGGGAGAGCGACGAGGCGTTCCGCGACCACGTTCGCGCTCTCGTTCCGACGTTTCTCACCGGCTTCGACGACCCGAGGCTGGTCGACCACTGGGCGGGCGTGGACGCCGCGACGCCCGACACCCGACCCATCGTGGACGCCCCGGCGGACGCTCCCGAGGGGTTGGTCGTCGCGACCGGGTTCCACGGCCGCGGCATCATGACCGCGCCCGTCGCCGCGACGGCGGTTCGGTCGCTTCTGACCGGCGCTGACGCCCCGTTCTCGCTCGACCCGTTCCGTCTGGACCGGTTCGACAGTCGCTCCGCGGAGTTCGAGTTCCACAGCATCAGCGACGGCGACTCCTAG
- a CDS encoding DsbA family oxidoreductase, translated as MSQQQSDRITVYADYVCPFCYLGRRSLARYQDSREEELEIEWHPFDLRSQKRDADGTIDHSVDDGKDEEYFEQAKQNVRRLAEKYDAEMTLELSRDVDSLPAQTVSYYVKEHYPYETWLDFDTGVYEALWEDGRDIGDEDVLFELAEDAGIDGEEVRSALDDENLRAEVRRKFTEAQQQGVTGVPTFAYDGYGARGAVPPEHLRRLVEGA; from the coding sequence ATGAGCCAACAGCAGTCCGACCGAATCACCGTCTACGCCGACTACGTCTGTCCGTTCTGCTATCTCGGCCGGCGGTCGCTGGCCCGGTACCAAGACTCCCGCGAGGAGGAACTCGAAATCGAGTGGCATCCCTTCGACCTGCGGAGTCAGAAGCGCGACGCCGACGGCACCATCGACCACTCCGTCGACGACGGCAAAGACGAGGAGTACTTCGAACAGGCGAAACAGAACGTCCGCCGCCTCGCCGAGAAGTACGACGCCGAGATGACGCTCGAACTCTCCCGGGACGTCGACTCGCTTCCGGCACAGACCGTCTCGTACTACGTCAAAGAGCACTACCCCTACGAGACGTGGCTCGACTTCGATACGGGCGTCTACGAGGCGCTTTGGGAGGACGGCCGAGACATCGGCGACGAGGACGTGTTGTTCGAACTCGCCGAGGACGCCGGTATCGACGGCGAGGAAGTCCGCTCCGCACTCGACGACGAGAACCTCAGAGCGGAGGTCCGTCGGAAGTTCACCGAAGCGCAACAACAGGGCGTCACGGGCGTGCCGACGTTCGCGTACGACGGCTACGGCGCCCGCGGTGCGGTGCCGCCGGAACACCTGCGCCGACTCGTCGAAGGGGCCTGA